In a single window of the Terriglobus roseus genome:
- a CDS encoding serine hydrolase domain-containing protein, translating into MRSSARSRNLALALLLIFVVTAHADGPSTDLGAPSQTVGQRLADDLNWTVAQRDDRFQQMDKVFPVHVVRRGRQPVLPLPPGRRLLDTEVAGYMAAEHLAGVLVLKDGKVWAERYALGLKPSGHWTGFSVTKAVTDTLAGTALRDGSLRSLDDAVTAYLPEMRGSAYDGVTVRQLMTMTSGVGWNESYTSSDADNVRLYTTSSAAGKNNTVEYMRTLPRDAPPGARWHYNTGETDLLGVLLRRATGKTLGEQLSAAIWKHAGMEHDATWIATAPGAAGEEFGGSGLSASLRDFGRLGLWVLRGGDGAVSPDWFPEATRAQVKAGNTAYGYGWWPQPDGSFAALGIFGQSILIDPQRKLVIVTLGDWPEATGASHTAARASFWAKVKAAVDSTAAH; encoded by the coding sequence TCATCTTTGTCGTTACGGCGCATGCTGATGGCCCCAGTACAGACCTGGGAGCGCCATCGCAAACGGTTGGTCAACGGCTCGCGGATGACCTGAACTGGACGGTCGCGCAAAGGGATGACCGCTTCCAGCAGATGGATAAGGTCTTCCCGGTGCATGTCGTTCGCAGAGGCAGACAGCCGGTCCTGCCGCTGCCCCCCGGGCGCCGTCTGCTCGATACGGAGGTGGCCGGGTACATGGCTGCCGAACACCTGGCGGGAGTTCTGGTGCTGAAGGACGGCAAGGTGTGGGCTGAACGATATGCGCTGGGACTGAAACCGAGCGGCCACTGGACTGGTTTCTCCGTCACAAAGGCAGTCACCGACACGCTGGCCGGGACCGCCCTGCGCGACGGATCGCTGCGGTCCCTGGACGATGCTGTAACAGCCTATCTGCCGGAGATGCGCGGCAGTGCCTATGACGGCGTCACGGTGCGGCAGTTGATGACCATGACCAGTGGCGTGGGCTGGAACGAGAGCTACACCTCCTCGGACGCGGACAACGTCCGTCTCTACACCACGTCCAGCGCCGCCGGAAAGAACAACACCGTGGAGTACATGCGGACTCTCCCACGCGACGCTCCTCCGGGTGCTCGCTGGCACTACAACACGGGTGAAACCGACCTGCTGGGTGTCCTGCTGCGCCGTGCCACGGGGAAGACTCTGGGGGAGCAACTCTCGGCCGCCATATGGAAGCATGCAGGCATGGAGCACGACGCGACCTGGATTGCGACGGCACCCGGCGCAGCCGGCGAAGAGTTCGGCGGGTCGGGATTGTCCGCAAGTCTGCGCGATTTCGGGCGGCTGGGCCTTTGGGTTCTGCGTGGCGGTGACGGCGCGGTCAGCCCTGACTGGTTCCCAGAGGCGACCCGCGCCCAGGTGAAGGCCGGCAATACCGCCTACGGTTACGGCTGGTGGCCGCAGCCGGACGGTAGTTTCGCCGCGCTGGGCATCTTTGGGCAGTCCATTCTGATCGACCCGCAACGGAAACTGGTGATCGTCACGCTGGGCGACTGGCCGGAAGCGACCGGAGCCTCGCACACCGCGGCGCGCGCATCGTTCTGGGCAAAGGTGAAAGCCGCGGTGGACAGCACCGCGGCTCATTGA